The segment TCATCGCTGCGCAAACAGGTATCTCTGGTAGCACAAAAATTGGCGATCAGGTGATGATAGGTGGCCAAGCAGGAATCGTAGGACATATTCAAATAGGCGATAAAGTCAGAATCAATGCCCAAAGTGGTGTTTCTAAATCTCTAGAAACTGGAGCTGCTGTCACAGGCTCTCCTGCCTGGGACTATACTAGAATGCTCAAAGCCCAAGCCTTGATAAAAAAACTGCCGGAGTTATTTGAGCGAGTTCTTAAACTGGAATCTAAATAGTCATATCTTCTTAGCTATCTTTTATCATCAAGCAAGGCGACTTGAAAGGCCTTGAAATTGAATTTTAAGTTTAATTTTAAAAATATATATTTGTACGAAATTGAACGGATAGGAGGATGAATAATTTCCAGCAGACAATCAAAACAGAAGGCTCTATTAGTGGGCACGGTCTTCATAGCGGTAAGACAGTCACCCTTACCCTAAAGCCTGCTGCCACGAATCACGGTATAAAGTTCCAGCGATTAGATTTGCCTGATCAGCCTATCATAGATGCTAACTGTGACTATGTAGTACCTTCAGAGCGAAGCACCACGTTAGATAAAAATGGCGTTAAACTGATTACAATAGAACATATATTATCCGCATTGGCTGGTTTGCAGATAGATAACGTATTGATCTGTGTAGACAACGAAGAAATGCCTATCCTAGATGGTAGTTCCGCTCAATTTGTCACCTTAATCAAACAATGTGAGATATTAAGACAAGACGAAACAAGGGAACTATTTCAGTTAAAACACAATGTCATTATAGAAGATCCGGCTACAGGCTCGAAAATCATAGCCATGCCCAGTGATAGTTTCAAAGTGACGGTTATGGTTGATTATAATTCGCAAATTGTAGGACCACAGCACGCCTCGTTAGATCATTTTGAGGACTATGAAAAAGAAATTTCACCTTGTAGAACTTTTGTATTCTTCCATGAGTTAAAAGCACTTTTTGATGCCGGTCTTATAAAAGGAGGGAGTGTAGATAATGCTATTGTCCTAGTAGATAAAATGCCAAGTCAAAATGATATTGACGAGTTATCAAAATTATTCAATAGAAATGATATAGAGGTAAAATCAGAAGGATATTTAAACAATATAGATTTACATTTCCAAAACGAACCTACAAGACACAAGCTACTAGATGTTGTAGGTGACTTATCCCTTATAGGCACACCTATTAAAGCACATATCATTGCTACTCGACCTGGGCATAAAATCAATACCGACTTTGCTAAAATGCTCAAGGCAAAAATCAAAGAATCTAGATCTAAAACAGATGCACCTGTTTATGACCCGAATAAGGAACCAATTTATGATATCCATGCGATTCAAAATATTTTACCGCATCGATTTCCAATGCTATTGGTAGATAAGATTATCGAAGTTACGGATAACTACGTGGTAGGAGTAAAGAATGCCACAGTCAATGAACATTTCTTTGCGGGGCATTTTCCTGACAATCATGTCATGCCAGGAGTACTTCAAATTGAAGCTATGGCGCAATGCGGTGGCATGCTGGCATTAAAATCGGTAGAGAATACGAAAGACTATGACGTCTACTTTTTAAAGATAAATAATGCCAAATTTAAACGCAAAGTTGTACCTGGTGATACACTAGTCATGAAAGTAGAACTCATGGGACCAATAAGGCGTGGAATTGTAGAGATGAAAGGCACTATATTTATCGGAAACCAAATAGCCACGGAAGCGGAAATGATGGCAACAATAATTAAAAGACAAAAATAACGCCCATGCTGCAGCCATTATCCTACATTCACCCGAATGCCAAAATAGCAGAAACTGCAACCATAGACCCGTTCACAACCATATACGGCGATGTCGAAATAGGCGAAGGAACCTGGATAGGCTCTCATGTTACTATCATGGATGGAGCGAGAATAGGCAAAAACTGCAAAATTTTCCCTGGAGCTGTCATATCGGGCATACCTCAAGACCT is part of the Chitinophagales bacterium genome and harbors:
- a CDS encoding bifunctional UDP-3-O-[3-hydroxymyristoyl] N-acetylglucosamine deacetylase/3-hydroxyacyl-ACP dehydratase, whose amino-acid sequence is MNNFQQTIKTEGSISGHGLHSGKTVTLTLKPAATNHGIKFQRLDLPDQPIIDANCDYVVPSERSTTLDKNGVKLITIEHILSALAGLQIDNVLICVDNEEMPILDGSSAQFVTLIKQCEILRQDETRELFQLKHNVIIEDPATGSKIIAMPSDSFKVTVMVDYNSQIVGPQHASLDHFEDYEKEISPCRTFVFFHELKALFDAGLIKGGSVDNAIVLVDKMPSQNDIDELSKLFNRNDIEVKSEGYLNNIDLHFQNEPTRHKLLDVVGDLSLIGTPIKAHIIATRPGHKINTDFAKMLKAKIKESRSKTDAPVYDPNKEPIYDIHAIQNILPHRFPMLLVDKIIEVTDNYVVGVKNATVNEHFFAGHFPDNHVMPGVLQIEAMAQCGGMLALKSVENTKDYDVYFLKINNAKFKRKVVPGDTLVMKVELMGPIRRGIVEMKGTIFIGNQIATEAEMMATIIKRQK